One window of the Onychostoma macrolepis isolate SWU-2019 chromosome 21, ASM1243209v1, whole genome shotgun sequence genome contains the following:
- the ovol1b gene encoding putative transcription factor Ovo-like 1 encodes MPRAFLVKKVNIAAEKRSWSEIPDSARGDVYIPESIFPPYVHEVSEGSIAEYSCFTTAQKNNKFLQVQSRVLSAQLPSSAAQGQPDQKPECHMRTQKVPCMRSKIKITTGNMPSPVIPDNANKLADIPPAASVLSCQVCQKTFTTARMLKRHVKCHSETKKYSCEHCGKGFNDAFDLKRHVRTHTGVRPYKCNLCVKAFTQRCSLESHLRKIHAVTQQYAYKERRDKLYVCEECGLTAQTRNGLQNHLQAEHPQRLITTKSHHKLRGYTSGGNTSPCSPETPIKC; translated from the exons ATGCCTCGCGCATTCCTGGTCAAAAAAGTGAACATCGCTGCTGAAAAAAGAAGCTGGAGTGAGATTCCGGATTCCGCGCGAGGGGACGTTTACATACCTG AGTCCATTTTTCCACCATACGTGCATGAAGTCTCGGAGGGCAGCATTGCAGAGTACTCCTGCTTCACAActgcacaaaaaaacaacaaatttcTACAGGTTCAGTCACGTGTGTTGTCTGCACAGCTGCCATCTTCTGCTGCACAGGGTCAACCTGATCAAAAGCCAGAATGCCACATGAGGACCCAAAAAGTGCCTTGCATGCGCTCAAAGATAAAG ATAACTACAGGTAATATGCCATCTCCAGTCATTCCAGATAATGCAAACAAATTAGCAGATATTCCACCCGCTGCATCAGTGTTGTCCTGCCAGGTGTGCCAGAAGACATTCACTACAGCACGTATGCTGAAACGCCATGTGAAGTGCCATAGTGAAACAAAAAAGTACTCTTGTGAGCACTGTGGAAAAGGATTTAATGATGCTTTTGACTTGAAGAGGCATGTACGCACTCATACGG GTGTGAGACCCTATAAGTGCAATTTGTGTGTTAAAGCCTTCACTCAGCGGTGCTCCTTAGAATCTCACCTGAGGAAGATCCATGCCGTTACTCAACAATATGCCTACAAAGAGCGTAGGGACAAATTATATGTGTGTGAAGAGTGTGGCTTGACTGCACAGACACGGAACGGTCTGCAGAATCATCTCCAAGCTGAACATCCACAGAGACTCATAACGACAAAAAGCCACCATAAACTGAGAGGTTACACATCTGGAGGTAACACATCACCATGTTCACCTGAAACCCCCATAAAgtgctga
- the tmem223 gene encoding transmembrane protein 223, with translation MAVQCLLFGLRSCRTFISAYRLTGIQSSRAFVSTATHSVKVNDITSILNPLRCVRVNSVRNAFTSTAVAKDVILFKHDRTRFFRLLAIFCGGQFLFWAYLAHFAFTSLRDTRQNSGEPQKVRTELGGLFSFDMNLGSNAWRYGFTLGCLIIGGGIVGVATLFSRRSVSRVILHKGGGKVTVSTQSPLGPLRAHHLTVPLTQVTCHAHRQESPSFIPLKIKGYKFYFLLDKEGTLNNPKLFDITVGAYRPL, from the exons atgGCTGTTCAGTGCTTATTGTTCGGTCTGAGGTCCTGTCGAACATTTATTTCAGCTTATCGACTGACAGGTATTCAGTCTTCGAGAGCGTTCGTGTCTACAGCGACCCATTCCGTTAAAGTCAATGATATAACAAGCATCTTGAATCCACTACGTTGCGTGCGCGTTAATTCAGTCAGGAATGCCTTTACGTCTACTGCCGTCGCAAAGGACGTGATTCTCTTCAAACACGACCGGACGCGTTTCTTCAGACTTTTAGCCATATTTTGTGGCGGCCAATTTCTATTCTGGGCATATCTGGCTCACTTTGCTTTCACAAGTCTTCGAGACACAAGACAAAATAGTGGTGAACCTCAAAAGGTCAGAACTGAGTTAGGAGGGCTCTTCAGTTTTGATATGAACCTAGGTTCAAATGCCTGGAGGTATGGATTCACTCTTGGGTGCCTAATTATTG GCGGAGGAATTGTTGGCGTGGCTACATTGTTCAGCCGTCGTTCTGTGAGTCGTGTAATTCTTCATAAGGGAGGTGGAAAAGTCACAGTATCTACACAGTCACCGCTGGGACCTCTCAGAGCTCACCATCTAACTGTGCCTTTGACTCAAGTGACCTGTCATGCGCACAGACAGGAATCACCTTCATTTATCCCTCTTAAAATCAAAGGGTATAAGTTCTACTTCCTTTTGGACAAAGAAGGGACACTAAACAATCCTAAATTATTTGACATTACTGTTGGGGCCTACAGACCCTTATAA
- the fosl1b gene encoding protein c-Fos isoform X1: protein MNHDEGRESYYRMHDSQISPAWMDPENSTALHVRPNLTEGTSSSPNLDVIASSPDLQWLLQSSLLSQSETSLGTFSSFTPTTMPICPCLSQCSSPDPSCNGAVGDSSVGHANKHMSSEELDRIRIRRERNRVAAARCRDRRRMLIDTLQNETDHLEHVKTQLEEEIAALERERERLELVFEAHMPICKLNDLNPE from the exons ATGAATCATGATGAAGGAAGAGAATCGTATTATCGTATGCACGATTCCCAAATTTCCCCAGCATGGATGGACCCGGAGAACTCAACGGCTCTTCACGTACGTCCG aATCTTACTGAGGGCACTTCATCCAGCCCAAATCTTGATGTAATTGCATCTAGTCCAGATCTTCAGTGGCTTCTGCAGTCCTCTCTACTTTCCCAATCGGAGACCAGCTTGGGAACATTTTCCTCATTCACACCCACCACCATGCCCATCTGCCCCTGTTTGTCACAGTGCTCCAGTCCTGACCCGTCCTGTAATGGAGCAGTGGGGGACAGTTCAGTAGGACATGCTAACAAACAT ATGTCCTCTGAGGAACTTGACAGGATAAGGATCCGCAGGGAAAGGAACAGAGTAGCAGCTGCCAGGTGTCGGGACCGTCGTCGGATGCTTATAGACACGTTACAGAAT GAGACGGATCATTTGGAACATGTGAAGACTCAACTGGAGGAGGAGATCGCTGCTCttgaaagggagagagagaggctggaGTTGGTTTTTGAGGCACATATGCCCATCTGCAAGTTAAATGACCTAAACCCAGAATAA
- the fosl1b gene encoding protein c-Fos isoform X2, producing MNHDEGRESYYRMHDSQISPAWMDPENSTALHVRPNLTEGTSSSPNLDVIASSPDLQWLLQSSLLSQSETSLGTFSSFTPTTMPICPCLSQCSSPDPSCNGAVGDSSVGHANKHETDHLEHVKTQLEEEIAALERERERLELVFEAHMPICKLNDLNPE from the exons ATGAATCATGATGAAGGAAGAGAATCGTATTATCGTATGCACGATTCCCAAATTTCCCCAGCATGGATGGACCCGGAGAACTCAACGGCTCTTCACGTACGTCCG aATCTTACTGAGGGCACTTCATCCAGCCCAAATCTTGATGTAATTGCATCTAGTCCAGATCTTCAGTGGCTTCTGCAGTCCTCTCTACTTTCCCAATCGGAGACCAGCTTGGGAACATTTTCCTCATTCACACCCACCACCATGCCCATCTGCCCCTGTTTGTCACAGTGCTCCAGTCCTGACCCGTCCTGTAATGGAGCAGTGGGGGACAGTTCAGTAGGACATGCTAACAAACAT GAGACGGATCATTTGGAACATGTGAAGACTCAACTGGAGGAGGAGATCGCTGCTCttgaaagggagagagagaggctggaGTTGGTTTTTGAGGCACATATGCCCATCTGCAAGTTAAATGACCTAAACCCAGAATAA
- the LOC131528524 gene encoding acidic fibroblast growth factor intracellular-binding protein B isoform X1 has translation MLFKKMSMELDVFVGNTTVLDEDVYQLWLDGQTVTDAVRIRIEAGALQECEANAEVLLSDTMDQFRTFQMCERLLQSPSKVANQLLFQIPPHRQTMLIERYYEFDSMFAREVLGKKLSKGTKKDLDDIGSKTGIVLKSCRRQFDNFKRVFKVVEELKGPLVENIQRHFLLSDVLARDYAAIVFFANSRFETGKRKLQYLSFQDFAFCAGQLISYWTVGAVDNVVENMDVDLEKEFLHDLKDLKVLVNDKDMLDQHKSLVCAQLRGKIKVFSEMEASFKNLSRALVNIASKLTHTKDVRDLFIDLVEKFIEPCRSDKWTIGDLRLFLTHYSSSVHTLEAFRRQVIWDRYMGVIKSCILKMYHD, from the exons atgctttttaagaaaatgtctATGGAGTTAGATGTGTTTGTGGGGAACACCACTGTCCTGGATGAAGATGTGTACCAGCTGTGGTTGGATGGACAAACAG TCACAGATGCGGTGAGAATACGGATTGAAGCAGGTGCCTTGCAGGAGTGTGAAGCCAATGCAGAAGTTCTTCTTAGCGACACCATGGACCAGTTCAGAACATTCCAGATGTGCGAGCGACTCCTCCAGTCCCCTTCTAAAGTGGCCAATCAGCTTCTGTTCCAGATCCCTCCTCACCGTCAAACCATGCTTATCGAGAG GTATTATGAGTTTGATAGTATGTTTGCCAGGGAGGTGCTGGGTAAGAAACTCTCCAAAGGGACCAAAAAAGACTTGGACGACATCGGTTCAAAGACTGGGATTGTGCTCAAGAGCTGTCGTCGACAG TTTGACAATTTCAAGCGCGTGTTTAAAGTGGTGGAAGAGCTAAAAGGCCCCCTGGTGGAGAACATACAGCGTCACTTTCTCCTGTCTGATGTCCTGGCAAG GGACTATGCTGCCATTGTGTTCTTTGCTAACAGCCGTTTTGAGACAGGGAAGAGAAAGCTACAGTACTTGTCTTTCCAGGACTTTGCCTTTTGCGCTGGTCAGCTCATCAGCTACTGGACTGTGGGAGCAGTTG ACAACGTGGTGGAAAACATGGATGTTGATCTAGAAAAAGAGTTTCTGCATGACTTGAAAGACTTGAAAGTTTTGGTTAATGATAAGGACATGCTGGACCAACACAAAAG CTTGGTATGTGCACAGCTTAGAGGAAAAATTAAAGTCTTTAGTGAGATGGAGGCCAGTTTTAAG AACTTGTCAAGAGCTCTAGTTAACATCGCGTCAAAACTCACACACACCAAAGATGTCCGAGATCTGTTCATCGACCTTGTGGAGAAG TTTATTGAACCGTGCCGGTCAGATAAATGGACAATCGGAGATCTCAGACTTTTCCTCACGCACTACAGCAGCTCTGTACACACGCTTGAGGCTTTCAG gcgTCAAGTAATATGGGACAGATACATGGGTGTCATCAAAAGCTGCATCCTGAAAATGTACCATGACTAG
- the LOC131528524 gene encoding acidic fibroblast growth factor intracellular-binding protein B isoform X2, whose product MSMELDVFVGNTTVLDEDVYQLWLDGQTVTDAVRIRIEAGALQECEANAEVLLSDTMDQFRTFQMCERLLQSPSKVANQLLFQIPPHRQTMLIEREVLGKKLSKGTKKDLDDIGSKTGIVLKSCRRQFDNFKRVFKVVEELKGPLVENIQRHFLLSDVLARDYAAIVFFANSRFETGKRKLQYLSFQDFAFCAGQLISYWTVGAVDNVVENMDVDLEKEFLHDLKDLKVLVNDKDMLDQHKSLVCAQLRGKIKVFSEMEASFKNLSRALVNIASKLTHTKDVRDLFIDLVEKFIEPCRSDKWTIGDLRLFLTHYSSSVHTLEAFRRQVIWDRYMGVIKSCILKMYHD is encoded by the exons atgtctATGGAGTTAGATGTGTTTGTGGGGAACACCACTGTCCTGGATGAAGATGTGTACCAGCTGTGGTTGGATGGACAAACAG TCACAGATGCGGTGAGAATACGGATTGAAGCAGGTGCCTTGCAGGAGTGTGAAGCCAATGCAGAAGTTCTTCTTAGCGACACCATGGACCAGTTCAGAACATTCCAGATGTGCGAGCGACTCCTCCAGTCCCCTTCTAAAGTGGCCAATCAGCTTCTGTTCCAGATCCCTCCTCACCGTCAAACCATGCTTATCGAGAG GGAGGTGCTGGGTAAGAAACTCTCCAAAGGGACCAAAAAAGACTTGGACGACATCGGTTCAAAGACTGGGATTGTGCTCAAGAGCTGTCGTCGACAG TTTGACAATTTCAAGCGCGTGTTTAAAGTGGTGGAAGAGCTAAAAGGCCCCCTGGTGGAGAACATACAGCGTCACTTTCTCCTGTCTGATGTCCTGGCAAG GGACTATGCTGCCATTGTGTTCTTTGCTAACAGCCGTTTTGAGACAGGGAAGAGAAAGCTACAGTACTTGTCTTTCCAGGACTTTGCCTTTTGCGCTGGTCAGCTCATCAGCTACTGGACTGTGGGAGCAGTTG ACAACGTGGTGGAAAACATGGATGTTGATCTAGAAAAAGAGTTTCTGCATGACTTGAAAGACTTGAAAGTTTTGGTTAATGATAAGGACATGCTGGACCAACACAAAAG CTTGGTATGTGCACAGCTTAGAGGAAAAATTAAAGTCTTTAGTGAGATGGAGGCCAGTTTTAAG AACTTGTCAAGAGCTCTAGTTAACATCGCGTCAAAACTCACACACACCAAAGATGTCCGAGATCTGTTCATCGACCTTGTGGAGAAG TTTATTGAACCGTGCCGGTCAGATAAATGGACAATCGGAGATCTCAGACTTTTCCTCACGCACTACAGCAGCTCTGTACACACGCTTGAGGCTTTCAG gcgTCAAGTAATATGGGACAGATACATGGGTGTCATCAAAAGCTGCATCCTGAAAATGTACCATGACTAG
- the LOC131528523 gene encoding EGF-containing fibulin-like extracellular matrix protein 2 isoform X1 has protein sequence MFMLYTIPVNTFICNYLCCSFFTRSHPHLFVCPLLIFLEETTGTEQTPFTRLFSLLLGLFGVRERLNDNYTFVHPSSCVCSRVNVLYLVTMKATYVLLCVGLVVLPATICQSPAERDSYTECTDGYEWDVQTQLCRDVNECETIQQACQGEMKCFNHYGGYLCLPRSASVITAPEPSSQSEPSVPVESNEAFNPCPVGYRAQGDTCVDIDECELDMHDCQPSQECINTVGTYTCQCPDGYSKIGIECVDIDECRYRYCQHRCVNVPGSFSCECEPGFQLAGNNRSCVDVNECEMGAPCQQRCYNSYGTFLCRCDQGYDLGPDGYSCNDIDECSYSSFLCQFQCVNEPGRFSCACPEGYELVGTRLCQDVNECETGAHQCGEGQICVNIHGGHQCVNSNRCQDPYIQVSENRCICPAVKPECRDLPFSIVHRYMSITSERSVPSDIFQIQATSVYPGAYNSFRIRSGDENEEFYIRQINNISSMLVLARAVTGPKEYVLDLEMVSVNPLMNYQTSSVLRLSIYVGPHAF, from the exons ATGTTTATGCTGTATACTATTCCTGTTAACACGTTTATTTGCAATTACctttgttgttctttttttacaAGGTCTCACCCCCACCTGTTTGTCTGCCCTCTCCTTATTTTCCTAGAGGAGACGACAGGAACTGAACAGACCCCCTTTACACGTCTGTTCTCGCTCTTATTGGGCCTCTTTGGTGTGAGAGAGCGTCTTAACGACAACTATACATTTGTTCATCCGTCCAGCTGTGTGTGTAGCAGGGTGAATGTCCTGTACCTTGTAACTATGAAGGCCACATATGTGCTACTTTGCGTGGGTCTGGTTGTTCTTCCTGCTACAATCTGTCAGTCTCCTGCTGAACGTGACTCTTACACA GAGTGTACAGATGGCTATGAGTGGGACGTGCAGACTCAACTCTGTCGAG ATGTAAACGAGTGTGAGACTATCCAGCAGGCTTGTCAGGGAGAGATGAAATGCTTTAATCACTATGGTGGTTACTTGTGCCTTCCTCGCTCCGCCTCCGTGATCACCGCACCTGAGCcctccagccaatcagagcccaGTGTGCCTGTGGAGAGTAATGAGGCCTTTAACCCCTGTCCCGTAGGCTACAGGGCCCAAGGAGATACCTGTGTGG ACATCGATGAGTGTGAATTGGACATGCATGACTGTCAGCCCAGCCAGGAATGCATCAACACTGTGGGCACCTACACCTGTCAGTGCCCTGATGGCTACAGCAAGATTGGCATAGAGTGTGTGG ATATCGACGAGTGCAGGTACAGATACTGTCAGCATCGCTGTGTGAACGTGCCAGGATCTTTCTCTTGTGAATGTGAGCCTGGCTTCCAGCTGGCGGGAAACAACAGATCCTGTGTTG ATGTAAATGAGTGTGAGATGGGAGCACCTTGTCAGCAAAGGTGTTACAACAGTTACGGTACGTTCCTGTGTCGATGTGATCAAGGCTATGACCTGGGACCCGATGGCTACTCATGCAATG ATATTGATGAGTGCAGCTATTCCAGTTTCCTTTGCCAGTTTCAGTGTGTGAACGAGCCTGGAAGATTCTCCTGTGCTTGTCCAGAAGGTTACGAGCTAGTTGGAACACGACTCTGCCAAG ATGTGAATGAGTGTGAGACAGGCGCTCATCAGTGTGGGGAGGGACAGATCTGTGTGAACATCCATGGTGGACATCAGTGTGTCAACTCCAACCGCTGCCAGGACCCCTACATCCAGGTCTCAGAGAA TCGTTGTATATGTCCGGCGGTGAAGCCAGAGTGTCGTGACCTGCCCTTCTCCATTGTGCATCGATACATGAGCATCACCTCCGAACGCTCCGTTCCCTCCGACATCTTCCAGATCCAGGCCACCAGCGTCTATCCTGGAGCCTACAACTCCTTCCGCATTCGTTCTGGAGACGAAAATGAAGAATTCTACATACGG CAAATCAACAACATCAGTTCCATGTTGGTGTTGGCCAGAGCAGTAACGGGACCGAAGGAGTACGTCCTCGATCTGGAGATGGTGTCTGTAAATCCTCTCATGAACTACCAGACCAGCTCTGTTCTGCGTCTCTCCATTTATGTTGGGCCTCATGCTTTctga
- the LOC131528523 gene encoding EGF-containing fibulin-like extracellular matrix protein 2 isoform X2: MKATYVLLCVGLVVLPATICQSPAERDSYTECTDGYEWDVQTQLCRDVNECETIQQACQGEMKCFNHYGGYLCLPRSASVITAPEPSSQSEPSVPVESNEAFNPCPVGYRAQGDTCVDIDECELDMHDCQPSQECINTVGTYTCQCPDGYSKIGIECVDIDECRYRYCQHRCVNVPGSFSCECEPGFQLAGNNRSCVDVNECEMGAPCQQRCYNSYGTFLCRCDQGYDLGPDGYSCNDIDECSYSSFLCQFQCVNEPGRFSCACPEGYELVGTRLCQDVNECETGAHQCGEGQICVNIHGGHQCVNSNRCQDPYIQVSENRCICPAVKPECRDLPFSIVHRYMSITSERSVPSDIFQIQATSVYPGAYNSFRIRSGDENEEFYIRQINNISSMLVLARAVTGPKEYVLDLEMVSVNPLMNYQTSSVLRLSIYVGPHAF; encoded by the exons ATGAAGGCCACATATGTGCTACTTTGCGTGGGTCTGGTTGTTCTTCCTGCTACAATCTGTCAGTCTCCTGCTGAACGTGACTCTTACACA GAGTGTACAGATGGCTATGAGTGGGACGTGCAGACTCAACTCTGTCGAG ATGTAAACGAGTGTGAGACTATCCAGCAGGCTTGTCAGGGAGAGATGAAATGCTTTAATCACTATGGTGGTTACTTGTGCCTTCCTCGCTCCGCCTCCGTGATCACCGCACCTGAGCcctccagccaatcagagcccaGTGTGCCTGTGGAGAGTAATGAGGCCTTTAACCCCTGTCCCGTAGGCTACAGGGCCCAAGGAGATACCTGTGTGG ACATCGATGAGTGTGAATTGGACATGCATGACTGTCAGCCCAGCCAGGAATGCATCAACACTGTGGGCACCTACACCTGTCAGTGCCCTGATGGCTACAGCAAGATTGGCATAGAGTGTGTGG ATATCGACGAGTGCAGGTACAGATACTGTCAGCATCGCTGTGTGAACGTGCCAGGATCTTTCTCTTGTGAATGTGAGCCTGGCTTCCAGCTGGCGGGAAACAACAGATCCTGTGTTG ATGTAAATGAGTGTGAGATGGGAGCACCTTGTCAGCAAAGGTGTTACAACAGTTACGGTACGTTCCTGTGTCGATGTGATCAAGGCTATGACCTGGGACCCGATGGCTACTCATGCAATG ATATTGATGAGTGCAGCTATTCCAGTTTCCTTTGCCAGTTTCAGTGTGTGAACGAGCCTGGAAGATTCTCCTGTGCTTGTCCAGAAGGTTACGAGCTAGTTGGAACACGACTCTGCCAAG ATGTGAATGAGTGTGAGACAGGCGCTCATCAGTGTGGGGAGGGACAGATCTGTGTGAACATCCATGGTGGACATCAGTGTGTCAACTCCAACCGCTGCCAGGACCCCTACATCCAGGTCTCAGAGAA TCGTTGTATATGTCCGGCGGTGAAGCCAGAGTGTCGTGACCTGCCCTTCTCCATTGTGCATCGATACATGAGCATCACCTCCGAACGCTCCGTTCCCTCCGACATCTTCCAGATCCAGGCCACCAGCGTCTATCCTGGAGCCTACAACTCCTTCCGCATTCGTTCTGGAGACGAAAATGAAGAATTCTACATACGG CAAATCAACAACATCAGTTCCATGTTGGTGTTGGCCAGAGCAGTAACGGGACCGAAGGAGTACGTCCTCGATCTGGAGATGGTGTCTGTAAATCCTCTCATGAACTACCAGACCAGCTCTGTTCTGCGTCTCTCCATTTATGTTGGGCCTCATGCTTTctga